The Kribbella shirazensis genomic interval TGCCTGACCTACGCGTGCTCGTCGTCGAGGACGATCCCGTCGCCGCGGAGGCCCATCGCACGTACGTCGACCGGCTGCCCGGGTTCGCGTGCGTCGGGATCGCCGGTACTGCGGGGCGTGCACTGCAGGTGCTCGCGCGCGGGGACGTGGACGTGGTGCTGCTCGACATGCACCTGCCGGACGGGCACGGGCTGGACGTCGTACGGCGGATGCGTGCCCTCGGCAACCAGACCGACGTGGTCGCGGTGACGTCGGCGCGGGAGGTCGCGGCGGTGCAGGCGGCGGCGCGGATCGGGGTTGTGCAGTATGTTCTGAAGCCGTTCGCGTTCGAGACGTTGCGGGACCGGTTGACGGCGTACGCGCGGCAACGCCGGGCCGCCTCACTGGGTGAGGTCGTCGCGGATCAGGACGAGGTCGACCGGTTGTTGCATCCGGCAACCGTTTCGTCGGTCCCGAAAGGGCTTGCGGGCGGGGTGCTGGATCGCGTCGTGCAACTGCTCGCGAACCGGGAAGGATGGACCGCGGAGGAGATCGCGACGTCGCTGGGTACGTCGCGGATCACGGCACGCCGATACCTCGAGCACCTCGCAGACCAGGGACAGGCGCTACGGACGCAACGCTACGACGGACGCAGCGGGCGGCCGAAGGTCGAGTACTCCTGGGTCGCCGAAAGTTAGTTCGCGCGGACGAGGGTCGCCCACAGGTGGGGCTGGAGGGCCTGGCCTTCGGCGGCCATGTCGTAGGCCCAGAGGAGTTCACCGTTCACGAGGCCGTAGAGGCGGTGGCCGGCGGTGACTTCCTTGGCGGTCACGGTGCGGGCCACGACGTCCGTCCGGAGCTCGATCTTGGCGCCGTCGATGTCGCCGTACCAGATCTCCGCGATCCCGGTCGGGTGCGCCAGGATCAGCTCGACC includes:
- a CDS encoding response regulator is translated as MPDLRVLVVEDDPVAAEAHRTYVDRLPGFACVGIAGTAGRALQVLARGDVDVVLLDMHLPDGHGLDVVRRMRALGNQTDVVAVTSAREVAAVQAAARIGVVQYVLKPFAFETLRDRLTAYARQRRAASLGEVVADQDEVDRLLHPATVSSVPKGLAGGVLDRVVQLLANREGWTAEEIATSLGTSRITARRYLEHLADQGQALRTQRYDGRSGRPKVEYSWVAES